The genomic window CCAACCAGGCGCGCGCCCACTACCTGCTCGGGAAATCGTACCTGGCCTCCGGCAGGCTGGACGATGCCGAAACTGAACTCCGCCGGGCGCTGGAGCTTGACGAGCGGCTGGCCGATGCTCACTTCGAGATGGGGAACCTGAAATATAAAAGAAAACAGTACCCCGGGGCGCTCTCCGAATACGAGAAGACCGTAAAACTCGATCCCAAAAACTTCCAGGCCTTCAACAATATGGGCGTCATCAATTACCAGCTTAACCGCCCGGCCGACGCTGAAAAGGCCTTGCTCAGGGTTGTCGCGCTTCGGCCCGATTTCGCCGCCGTTTACAAAAACCTCGGAATCATCTACGAACTGAAATTGAAAGATACCTCCCGCGCGCGCGAATATTATACGCGCTACCTGGAAAAAACTCCCGGCGCTCCCGACCGTAACGCGGTCAAGCTCTGGATTGCGAATCTGGGGAAATAGGGGGTTCGATCGTGAGAACGAAAATATATATCATCCTGACGGCATGTACACTCGCCCTCGGGGGAGCCGCACTCACACAGGACGATACGGTCCGTTTCGCGGTTGCTCCCTTCGAAAACCTCA from Spirochaetota bacterium includes these protein-coding regions:
- a CDS encoding tetratricopeptide repeat protein produces the protein MERSDKKTVFISITVLACIITVVQCSKDDAALLDRSMKISEKAPVNRELRKLKESVPSAKDDFERSEIHQKISEIESDKGDTANAIRSARESIKYYPNQARAHYLLGKSYLASGRLDDAETELRRALELDERLADAHFEMGNLKYKRKQYPGALSEYEKTVKLDPKNFQAFNNMGVINYQLNRPADAEKALLRVVALRPDFAAVYKNLGIIYELKLKDTSRAREYYTRYLEKTPGAPDRNAVKLWIANLGK